From Tiliqua scincoides isolate rTilSci1 chromosome 2, rTilSci1.hap2, whole genome shotgun sequence, the proteins below share one genomic window:
- the ZWINT gene encoding ZW10 interactor encodes MGEPAVDVWRNMSVEETATRLLAQLKNELAFEGQTKDGVEAELPAKVLAEHAVTTRKTHKWLYSQLQVLKFLMDFLGSAPCVQDASKSAVREEMAEAKQQWKALKAEYQQHVEAIEGAVPQALAKLEEARNQAQRLEAALQRYQAKKQELEEKVRSAQDRHRKEQELLCERQQQVEGLVAELHDRLRVQREELQHLQQELQEQDCQACHWREKFQEISDFQHLLEMLQGVKLIYASERDLELELISHSQSVTPNPHSLKLRLHWGDDGSVSLQSDNPLFLVSAVLPMGICSTIKDIILELQHSYSEQAQLLAEIESLQCSFAIDWQQENRLLRYLKPSSTCSLYVEPGYPANGGILLLSVKSQHGTVDVTAYKPPQEKPSMQDWLEYLSTVDFSAAFLS; translated from the exons gctcctggctcagctgaagaatgagtTGGCCTTTGAGGGACAAACCAAGGATGGGGTAGAGGCTGAGTTACCAGCCAAGGTTTTGGCTGAGCATGCAGTG ACGACCAGGAAGACTCATAAGTGGCTGTATAGCCAGCTGCAAGTGTTGAAATTCCTCATGGATTTCCTTGGCTCTGCCCCTTGTGTCCAGGACGCCTCAAAATCTGCTGTTC GGGAGGAGATGGCTGAAGCAAAACAGCAGTGGAAGGCGCTCAAAGCTGAGTACCAGCAACATGTGGAAGCTATCGAGGGGGCTGTACCACAAGCATTAGCCAAACTGGAGGAGGCACGGAACCAGGCCCAGCGCTTAGAGGCAGCTCTGCAGCGCTACCAAGCCAAG AAACAGGAGCTGGAGGAGAAGGTGAGAAGTGCCCAAGACAGGCATAGGAAAGAACAG GAGTTACTGTGTGAGCGGCAGCAGCAGGTGGAAGGACTTGTGGCAGAGCTGCACGACAGGCTGCGGGTGCAGCGTGAGGAactgcagcacctgcagcaggAACTACAGGAGCAGGACTGCCAGGCCTGTCACTGGCGGGAAAAGTTTCAGGA GATTTCTGATTTCCAGCACCTCTTGGAGATGCTGCAGGGTGTCAAATTGATTTATGCCTCTGAGAGGGACCTGGAGCTTGAGCTGATCTCTCACTCCCAGTCTGTGACCCCTAACCCCCATTCCCTGAAGCTGCGCTTACACTGGGGGGATGATGGTAGTGTCTCATTGCAG AGTGACAACCCCCTTTTCCTTGTCTCTGCTGTGCTCCCCATGGGAATCTGCAGTACCATCAAAGACATCATCTTGGAGTTGCAGCACAGTTACTCTGAGCAAGCACAACTTCTGGCTGAGATTGAGTCGCTGCAGTGCAG TTTTGCCATCGATTGGCAACAAGAGAATAGGTTGCTGCGTTACCTGAAACCCTCCTCCACTTGTAGCCTCTATGTGGAGCCAGGATATCCAGCCAATGGAGGGATCCTCCTACTCTCTGTAAAAAGTCAACATGGTACAGTTGACGTGACTGCCTATAAG ccCCCTCAGGAGAAGCCCTCAATGCAGGACTGGTTGGAATACCTTAGCACTGTGGACTTCAGTGCTGCGTTCCtttcctga